The DNA region GTCGAAAATCATACGAACCATCACCAAACAATGCGAGGTATTTGAATTTTGGATTTCTTAAATACAACATGCGCATAAAATTGCGGACGGCTGTCGGATCTTGTGAGCCACTTGAAAATTCATTGTACACCTGACTGATGTCAACGGTCTGCACGATCACATTAGAATGTTTGCTGCGATGGGTTTGGAGTCGTTCTGCTTCTGATTTGTAATCTTTATGATACAGGATAATCATTTCAGGATCCTTCAAGCCATGAAGATTTTGATTGCCAACGCTTCCAATAAATTGTGGAATATCAAAGTTCATGGATTCATCCAATACAACAAATTGTTTGTAGTTATTAATTGTACTTGATGTAAATCGAAGTTGATTATTAGTTAAGGCACCGTTTATTTGAGTTACTTCAAGGGGATTGGTAATGTCCCAAATTTTCTTTGCAGAAAGCACATTATCAATGGTAAATTGACTTGCATCAAAAGCAAAGGAAGCAGGATCCATGATGTACATCAGTTTATTAGACCAAATCAATTTTTTCCAAACTGAAATTTGCATAAAATCGATCCAACCTTCAGAAACTGTTCCACCTGATTGAGGAAAGTTAATTTTAGCTTTTACCAAATCACTGATTGGTTGAAATGATGCAGTCTTTCGGGCAATATTTGCAAATCGATTGATGCTGCTGTAGATTACATAGGGAATGGATACATCAACTTTTTGATTTTCGACAATAGCTGATACGCTATGGTTTACAGGCGCCCGCCCGGCAAATGCAAAAGAAAATAATCCGGTTTTGTTGAGATCGATATGATCAAAAATAAAGCTATTTCCAAAATCAAATTCCCGGGTATTGCTGAGTTCTTCACCATACCAGTTTTTACCTGAACCTTCGCTGCCGGCATCTAAATCTAATAAATTTACCAAATCATTTTCAATATGCTTAAAGTCAAAACTTGAATTCGTTTGATAACTGTAATTTGTTGGTCCATCTACTTGCGGGACACGTTTGCCGCGATTCTGATCAATTTTAATAAAGTAATACGATACATCTGAATATGGATTTTTTGTAAAACTGAAATCAGAAAGTGTGGATTCATATTGAAATAGATCCGGACCATTGGCGTAAAATAAAATAAAATCATTTTCATCAAAACGACCGTCATCTTCTCCTTTGATAAAGATTGCATTTTCTTTTAAGTCGTCTTCAAATACTGCATCGGTTGATTCCGGAAGTGGACTGCCACCATTTCCATAAATTCTTATGTTTCTGGGGTCTAAGGTGTTAAAGTCCAGTTTGAGGTTTTTTTCCAAAAAACTCTTGTCAATTTTATAAACTCCTCGTTGTTTTATAGAAATTTTAAACCAGCTTCCATTGGAAAGGACTGATTCATTGGCATAATTCGGTAAAGGATTGGTGGGGAGGCCCGTAGGAATAAATTCGACTGTTAAATCAAACGCCTTCAAAATTTCAAGTTGTTGTGCATTCCGATAGGGAATCAGTTCAATGCTTGCAACATATTTATCGCGGGCTTTGAATACCTGCGCATGAATATCAAACTCGGGTTTAAGGAGTTTCATTGCGGCTTCTAATCCTGTAGTTTGGATTGCTTCTGTAGCTTTGGGGGTTAATCGAACTTTTAATTCACCATTTCCTGCAACTTCAAATTCTTTTTTATAAATTGCGATACCAGGAAGGTCTGCCGAATTAAAAGATTGATCAAATCGAAGACTTTGGATACTTTGACCTGAAGAATTACGTACTAACTGAGGATTCCAACTAATTTTTTCAGAGAATTGAAACGATTGTTGGGCCGAAAGAAAAAAAGTTCCGAAAACAAAAAACAAAATAATTTTGAGCTTCATTTTTACTGAGATAGGATTTAGTCTGTTCAAATGTATCAAAAACGTCCTGAAAATCATATTATTGCCAATGACACCATTTATTAAACGATTCTTGATGGCAATCAGTTGCTTGCTGGTTTTAGGTTTTTCAAAAACCAGTTTCGCCCAGGATCCGGTGTTTAGTCAATATTATGCACAGTCTTTGCATATGAATCCTGGTTTTACAGGTTTGAGTTTTGCTCCTCGGTTTGAAATGATCTACAGAAACCAATGGCCTTTAATAGATAAGTCTTTTGCCGGATATGTAACCTATGGTTTAAGCTACGATCAGTTTTTCAAAAAACTCAATAGTGGATTTGGAATTCAATTGATGGCCGATGATGCGGGAGGAGGATTGCTTAAAACAATCAAAGTGGCTGGTCTTTATGGATATCAGGCTCAAATTAGTGAATCCAATTATCTACGGGGTGGGATCGAATTGGCCTTTGTTCAAACGAATTACGACTGGGACCGATTGGTGTTTGGAGATCAGATTGATCCGGTTTTAGGACCCATTTCGCCGGGAGGAACCCCATATCCGACCGATGAGTTCAGACCCGACAAAACCAGTGTTTCTTATTTAGATATTGGTACGGGACTCCTTTATTACAATCCATATTTTAATTTGGGTGTTTCAGCAAAACATATCAATACGCCCCAAAATGATATTTTAAAAGTAAATGCTTCCAGCTATAATGGAATTCCAGTTCGATGGATGTTTCACGGGGGGATGCAACTTGATTTGGCAAGATCAAACCGGGTAGTATCGATCTTATCCCCGGCATTCCTTGTCGTAAAACAATCTGAATTTTTTCAGATAAACCTGGGGGCCCAATACCAATTTAGCACGGTATTTGCCGGATTATGGTATCGGCACGCTCGAAATAATACGGATGCTTTGATTGCAGTCCTTGGATTTAAGAAAGGCGCCTGGAAAATGGGATACAGCTTTGATTTTACGCTTTCACAGCTGGGAATCGCCCAGGGAGGAAGCCATGAATTAAGTTTGGGACTGTTTTTAGGAGAGATCCGTAAGGAAAAGGCAAATATCAATGATTGCTTCGAAGCCTTCCGGTAGAAAAAATTCTTTGTCAATACAATAAATTATTATATAACTTTGTTCCCCTAAAAAAGAAAGTAGTAGGATGAAAGGCAATTATTCAAAAATCGTCTTTTTGCTGGGCTTTGCATTGGTAATCGGAGCCTGTAGTAAAAGCAAACAAAACGAATCAAGCTCCACCGGTTGGAAATACAACGACAAGGAGTGGGGTGGATTCGAGAAAGTAGATTATAGAGGCCAGGCTACTGGTCCAAATCTAGTGCTCATAGAAGGGGGAACCTTTTTAATGGGATTAACTGAAGAAGATGTAACTTATGAATGGAATAATATCCCCAGAAGGGTGACTGTTTCATCATTTTACATGGATGAAACGGAAGTGAGTAACATCAATTACCGCGAGTACATTTACTGGTTAAACAGGGTTTACAAATCCTATCCGGAAGTTTACAAGAAAGCCTTACCAGACACACTGGTTTGGCGTGAGGAATTGGCTTATAATGAGCCATTTGTGGAAACTTATTTCAGATATCCATCGTATGATGATTATCCGGTAGTTGGAGTAAACTGGCTTCAGGCTAATGATTTTTGTAAATGGCGTTCTGACAGGGTCAATGAGTTTATCTTAATTGAAAAAGGTATTTTGAATCCGAATCCAGACCAGGTTGACTCTGATAACTTTAATACCGGATCTTATTTAGCCGGTCAATATCAGGGCAATGTGCGTAAAAATCTGGAAGACATTCAAACTGGCGGTGAGCGTCCTGTTAAGTTTGACGATGGTATTTTATTACCGGTTTATCGCTTACCTACTGAAGCTGAGTGGGAATATGCTGCACTCGCTTTAAAAGGAAAACAATCCGATAATAAAGACGAATTAATCACAGATCGTAGAAATTTTCCTTGGGATGGAAATACAGCCCGTTACAAGAGAAGAGATAAATACATGGGAAATATTTTGGCTAACTTTAAAAGAAGCCAGGGTGACTACATGGGTATGGCAGGAAAATTAAATGACCATGCTCATATTCCGGCACCAGTCCGGACATTTTTCCCCAATGATTTTGGCCTTTACAACATGGCAGGAAATGTTAACGAATGGGTAGCTGATTTGTTCAGGCCTTTAACGTCAACCACCTTGCGTGATGTTGAAAACCATGATCTGAATCCATTCCGTGGTAATGAATTTAAAGAATTGGTGCTTGATGAATCTGGCAATCCAGTTGAAAAAGATAGCTTAGGAGATCTAAGATTCCAAATGGTTTCAGATTCAGCGGTAGAATTCCGTGAAAACTATAACAAAGGGGATGTTAAAACATACCGCGACGATGACGACGAAGTGATTAAATACCAATATGGTAAATCATCACTTATCAATGCAAAATCAAGAGTTTATAAAGGAGGTTCCTGGTCAGATCGTTTGTTCTGGTGTTCTCCTGGAGCTCGCAGATTTAAGGATGAAGATAAATCAGACCGTTCTATTGGATTCCGTTGTGCAATGACCCGTACCGGTGGACCAGAAGGAAATGAGGATGCTGGTGGTTTGGAGTTC from Saprospiraceae bacterium includes:
- a CDS encoding PorP/SprF family type IX secretion system membrane protein — encoded protein: MAISCLLVLGFSKTSFAQDPVFSQYYAQSLHMNPGFTGLSFAPRFEMIYRNQWPLIDKSFAGYVTYGLSYDQFFKKLNSGFGIQLMADDAGGGLLKTIKVAGLYGYQAQISESNYLRGGIELAFVQTNYDWDRLVFGDQIDPVLGPISPGGTPYPTDEFRPDKTSVSYLDIGTGLLYYNPYFNLGVSAKHINTPQNDILKVNASSYNGIPVRWMFHGGMQLDLARSNRVVSILSPAFLVVKQSEFFQINLGAQYQFSTVFAGLWYRHARNNTDALIAVLGFKKGAWKMGYSFDFTLSQLGIAQGGSHELSLGLFLGEIRKEKANINDCFEAFR
- a CDS encoding SUMF1/EgtB/PvdO family nonheme iron enzyme — translated: MKGNYSKIVFLLGFALVIGACSKSKQNESSSTGWKYNDKEWGGFEKVDYRGQATGPNLVLIEGGTFLMGLTEEDVTYEWNNIPRRVTVSSFYMDETEVSNINYREYIYWLNRVYKSYPEVYKKALPDTLVWREELAYNEPFVETYFRYPSYDDYPVVGVNWLQANDFCKWRSDRVNEFILIEKGILNPNPDQVDSDNFNTGSYLAGQYQGNVRKNLEDIQTGGERPVKFDDGILLPVYRLPTEAEWEYAALALKGKQSDNKDELITDRRNFPWDGNTARYKRRDKYMGNILANFKRSQGDYMGMAGKLNDHAHIPAPVRTFFPNDFGLYNMAGNVNEWVADLFRPLTSTTLRDVENHDLNPFRGNEFKELVLDESGNPVEKDSLGDLRFQMVSDSAVEFRENYNKGDVKTYRDDDDEVIKYQYGKSSLINAKSRVYKGGSWSDRLFWCSPGARRFKDEDKSDRSIGFRCAMTRTGGPEGNEDAGGLEFKRKMPKVKRDYK